Proteins from one Dromiciops gliroides isolate mDroGli1 chromosome 6, mDroGli1.pri, whole genome shotgun sequence genomic window:
- the LOC122732936 gene encoding olfactory receptor 5D13-like, whose product MMSTEKNQSTAVMFILLGFSDYPELEVPLFLLFITMYAVAVLGNVGMIVIIRINPKLHTPMYFFLKHLSFVDFCYSTIATPKLLENLVVEDKSVSIKACMTQFSFGTTCVITEMVMLAVMAYDRFVAICYPLIYTVFISPTRCVLLVTVAYAWGIISSILLTYSLVILSFCETKFIDNFVCEYALFLSASCSDTHFSEIMLSIVINISEFCTLIIILTTYIFIFVTILKMHSASGRYKAFSTCASHMTAVTLFYGTIFLLYCIPSFQSSKLVMKVGSVFYTVVIPMLNPLIYSLRNNDVKETFWKLVHLNIISQ is encoded by the coding sequence ATGATGAGCactgagaagaatcagagtactgCAGTCATGTTCATCCTCTTAGGATTCTCTGATTATCCAGAGCTTGAGGTGCCCCTCTTTCTACTTTTCATCACCATGTATGCAGTTGCTGTATTGGGGAATGTGGGCATGATTGTGATCATCAGGATCAACCCCAAACTCCACACCCCCATGTATTTTTTCCTCAAACACTTGTCCTTTGTGGATTTCTGTTACTCCACTATAGCTACACCAAAATTACTAGAAAACTTAGTTGTAGAAGACAAAAGTGTCTCCATCAAGGCCTGCATGACACAGTTTTCCTTTGGTACAACCTGTGTGATAACAGAAATGGTCATGTTGGCTGTGATGGCCTATGACCGCTTTGTTGCTATATGTTATCCTTTGATCTATACAgtttttatatccccaacacgCTGTGTGCTATTAGTGACTGTGGCATATGCATGGGGCATAATTTCTTCAATTCTACTCACCTACTCACTTGTCATATTGTCATTTTGTGAGACCAAATTCATTGATAACTTTGTATGTGAATATGCTCTCTTCCTTTCTGCTTCCTGTTCTGATACACATTTTAGTGAAATAATGCTTTCTATCGTTATAAATATCAGTGAATTTTGCACCCTCATCATAATCcttacaacatatatatttatttttgtaactatCCTCAAAATGCATTCAGCCAGTGGTAGGTATAAAGCTTTCTCTACTTGTGCCTCTCACATGACAGCTGTTACACTCTTCTATGGGACCATTTTCTTACTCTATTGTATTCCCAGTTTCCAATCTTCAAAACTTGTAATGAAAGTGGGATCTGTTTTTTATACTGTGGTGATTCCTATGTTAAATCCCTTAATATACAGTCTAAGGAACAACGATGTAAAGGAAACCTTTTGGAAATTAGTGCATCTCAACATCATTTCTCAATAA